The Streptomyces europaeiscabiei genome window below encodes:
- the def gene encoding peptide deformylase gives MRSGSIPGARGRVLPMTLLGDPVLQAPCEEVTEFGPELARLVEDMFATMYEARGVGLAANQVGRGLRVFVYDCPDDEDVRHLGHVVNPRLVSTEGIVLRGPEGCLSLPGLEAGVERYDEAVVEGFTVDGDRVRVWGSGFFARCLQHECDHLEGRVYVDRLSGWRRSRVMRKAAKAAWGR, from the coding sequence ATGCGAAGCGGCTCGATTCCCGGCGCCCGAGGGCGCGTTCTCCCCATGACACTGCTCGGGGACCCCGTATTGCAGGCACCCTGTGAAGAGGTGACGGAGTTCGGGCCCGAACTGGCGCGACTCGTGGAGGACATGTTCGCGACGATGTACGAGGCGCGGGGGGTGGGGCTCGCGGCGAACCAGGTGGGTCGGGGGCTTCGGGTGTTCGTGTACGACTGTCCCGACGACGAGGATGTGCGGCATCTCGGCCATGTGGTGAATCCCCGGCTCGTCTCGACGGAGGGGATCGTACTCCGTGGGCCAGAGGGGTGTCTGTCGCTGCCCGGGCTGGAGGCGGGGGTGGAGCGGTACGACGAGGCCGTGGTGGAGGGGTTCACGGTGGACGGGGACCGGGTGCGGGTGTGGGGGAGCGGGTTCTTCGCGCGGTGCCTTCAGCACGAGTGTGACCACCTGGAGGGCCGGGTGTATGTGGACCGGCTTTCGGGGTGGCGTCGTTCCCGGGTGATGCGGAAGGCCGCGAAGGCGGCGTGGGGGCGGTGA
- a CDS encoding Mur ligase family protein, translating to MAGNSDPLTPRAKLAVTAGKAVAAASRAAGRGSGSVIGGRVALKLDPDLLARLAQSLDVILVSATNGKTTTTRLIAEALRAAGPVVSNALGANMPAGITSALAGNSDSKFAVIEVDEKYLAGVARDTDPKCIALLNLSRDQLDRAAETRMMAEAWREGLAGTKAVVVANCDDPLIVWAASSSPNVIWVAVGQMWKDDAWSCPSCGGVMQRPGDDWFCGECGFRRPTPSWALSGDHVLDPHGSAWPIHLQLPGRANKANAASSAATAAVFGVPPQVALERMYQVQAVAGRYDVVQFMQRDLRLLLAKNPAGWLETFSLIDPPPTPVILSVNARGADGTDTSWLWDVDYTRLTGHPIFVLGDRKLDLAVRLEVANQHFQVCDTLDQAVQMCPPGRIEVIANYTAFQDLRRRVGN from the coding sequence ATGGCAGGCAACTCGGACCCGCTCACGCCGCGGGCCAAGCTGGCCGTGACGGCGGGCAAGGCGGTCGCGGCGGCATCGCGTGCCGCGGGGCGCGGTAGCGGATCTGTGATCGGCGGCCGGGTGGCACTCAAACTCGACCCCGACCTCCTCGCCCGGCTCGCACAGAGCCTGGACGTCATCCTGGTCTCCGCCACCAACGGCAAGACCACCACGACGCGGCTGATCGCCGAGGCACTGCGGGCCGCGGGCCCCGTCGTCTCGAACGCGCTCGGCGCCAACATGCCCGCGGGCATCACCTCGGCGCTCGCCGGGAACTCGGACTCCAAGTTCGCGGTCATCGAGGTCGACGAGAAGTACCTCGCCGGTGTCGCGCGGGACACCGACCCCAAGTGCATCGCGCTGCTCAACCTCTCCCGCGACCAGCTCGACCGCGCCGCCGAGACCCGCATGATGGCGGAGGCGTGGCGGGAGGGCCTGGCCGGCACCAAGGCCGTCGTCGTGGCCAACTGCGACGACCCGCTGATCGTCTGGGCGGCCTCGTCCTCCCCGAACGTGATCTGGGTCGCGGTCGGCCAGATGTGGAAGGACGACGCCTGGTCCTGCCCGTCCTGCGGCGGTGTGATGCAGCGGCCCGGCGACGACTGGTTCTGCGGCGAGTGCGGTTTCCGCCGCCCCACGCCGAGCTGGGCACTCTCCGGCGACCACGTCCTCGACCCGCACGGCTCGGCCTGGCCGATCCATCTGCAGCTGCCGGGCCGTGCCAACAAGGCCAACGCCGCCTCGTCGGCTGCCACCGCCGCCGTCTTCGGTGTGCCCCCGCAGGTCGCCCTGGAGCGCATGTACCAGGTACAGGCGGTGGCCGGACGGTACGACGTGGTGCAGTTCATGCAGCGTGATCTGCGGCTGCTGCTCGCCAAGAACCCGGCGGGCTGGCTGGAGACGTTCTCGCTCATCGACCCGCCGCCGACGCCGGTGATCCTGTCGGTGAACGCGCGCGGCGCCGACGGCACCGACACCTCCTGGCTGTGGGACGTCGACTACACCCGGCTGACCGGCCACCCGATCTTCGTGCTCGGTGACCGCAAGCTCGACCTGGCGGTGCGACTGGAGGTCGCCAACCAGCACTTCCAGGTCTGTGACACCCTCGACCAGGCGGTGCAGATGTGCCCGCCGGGCCGGATCGAGGTCATCGCGAACTACACCGCCTTCCAGGACCTGCGCCGTCGCGTGGGCAACTGA
- a CDS encoding type 1 glutamine amidotransferase — protein sequence MSDNSLRVVWVYPDLLSTYGDQGNVLVVERRARQRGLDVARLDVRSDQPIPTSGDIYLIGGGEDRPQRLAAERLRRDRHLYQAVNNGAIVFAVCAGYQILGHEFVNDLGQREPGLGLLDVTTTRGEGERCVGDVLGDIDPRLGLPQLTGFENHQGVTHLGPTARALAQVRLGKGNGTGDGTEGAYNDTVFGTYMHGPVLARNPQIADLLLKLALDVNALPPTDDRWFEALRDERISSAQQPA from the coding sequence ATGAGCGACAACAGTCTGCGGGTCGTCTGGGTCTACCCGGACCTGCTCAGCACCTACGGCGACCAGGGCAACGTCCTCGTCGTCGAGCGCCGGGCGCGGCAGCGCGGCCTGGACGTGGCCCGGCTGGACGTGCGCAGCGACCAGCCGATCCCCACCTCCGGCGACATCTACCTGATCGGCGGCGGCGAGGACCGTCCGCAGCGGCTCGCCGCCGAGCGGCTGCGCCGGGACCGGCATCTGTACCAGGCGGTGAACAACGGCGCGATCGTCTTCGCGGTCTGCGCCGGCTACCAGATCCTCGGCCACGAGTTCGTCAACGACCTCGGCCAGCGCGAGCCGGGCCTCGGCCTGCTCGACGTGACCACGACCCGCGGCGAGGGCGAGCGGTGCGTGGGCGATGTCCTCGGGGACATCGACCCGCGTCTCGGGCTGCCGCAGCTGACCGGGTTCGAGAACCACCAGGGCGTCACCCACCTCGGCCCCACCGCCCGCGCGCTCGCACAGGTGCGGCTCGGCAAGGGCAACGGCACGGGCGACGGCACGGAGGGCGCGTACAACGACACCGTGTTCGGCACGTACATGCACGGGCCGGTGCTGGCGCGGAACCCGCAGATCGCGGACCTGCTGCTGAAGCTGGCACTGGACGTGAACGCGCTGCCGCCGACCGACGACCGCTGGTTCGAGGCACTGCGCGACGAGCGCATCTCCTCGGCCCAGCAGCCCGCGTAG
- a CDS encoding 6-phosphofructokinase: MRIGVLTSGGDCPGLNAVIRSVVHRAVVDHGDEVIGFRDGWKGLLDCDYLKLDLDAVAGILARGGTILGSSRVQPSHLRDGVERAKGHVEELGLDAIIPIGGEGTLKAARLMSDNGLPVVGVPKTIDNDIAVTDVTFGFDTAVGVATEALDRLKTTAESHQRVLVVEVMGRHTGWIALHSGMAAGAHAIVVPERPFDIEELATKVAARFSAGKRFAIVVAAEGAKPRAGSMEFDEGGKDIYGHERFAGIARQLSIELEQRLGKEARPVILGHVQRGGTPTAYDRVLATRFGWHAVEAVHRGEFGNMTALRGTDIVMVPLAEAVETLKTVPEERYAEAECVL; the protein is encoded by the coding sequence ATGCGTATTGGTGTCCTCACGTCCGGCGGCGACTGTCCCGGGCTGAACGCCGTCATCAGGTCCGTCGTGCACCGCGCCGTCGTCGACCACGGCGACGAGGTCATCGGCTTCCGGGACGGCTGGAAAGGTCTGCTGGACTGCGACTACCTCAAGCTCGACCTGGACGCCGTGGCCGGCATCCTGGCCCGCGGCGGCACGATCCTCGGCTCCTCCCGGGTCCAGCCCTCGCATCTGCGGGACGGTGTGGAGCGGGCGAAGGGCCATGTCGAGGAACTCGGCCTCGACGCGATCATCCCCATCGGCGGTGAGGGCACCCTCAAGGCGGCCCGGCTGATGTCGGACAACGGTCTGCCGGTCGTGGGCGTGCCGAAGACCATCGACAACGACATCGCGGTCACGGACGTCACGTTCGGCTTCGACACGGCCGTGGGGGTCGCCACGGAGGCGCTGGACCGGCTGAAGACCACCGCCGAGTCCCACCAGCGGGTACTGGTCGTGGAGGTCATGGGCCGCCACACCGGCTGGATCGCGCTCCACTCCGGCATGGCGGCCGGCGCGCACGCCATCGTCGTACCGGAACGGCCCTTCGACATCGAGGAGTTGGCCACGAAGGTCGCCGCTCGGTTCTCGGCGGGCAAGCGGTTCGCGATCGTCGTCGCGGCGGAGGGGGCCAAGCCGAGGGCCGGGTCCATGGAGTTCGACGAGGGCGGCAAGGACATCTACGGGCACGAGCGCTTCGCCGGGATCGCTCGGCAGCTCTCGATCGAGCTGGAGCAGCGTCTCGGCAAGGAGGCCCGGCCGGTGATCCTCGGGCATGTGCAGCGGGGTGGTACGCCGACCGCGTACGACCGGGTGCTGGCCACGCGGTTCGGGTGGCACGCGGTGGAGGCCGTGCACCGGGGGGAGTTCGGGAACATGACGGCGCTTCGGGGGACGGACATCGTGATGGTGCCGCTCGCCGAGGCCGTCGAGACGTTGAAGACCGTTCCCGAGGAGCGGTACGCCGAGGCGGAGTGCGTGCTCTAG
- a CDS encoding cytochrome c oxidase assembly protein codes for MDHSGHGTGLLPFTLGRGLAWSADPFFLVACLVGLALYGWGVVRLVRRGDKWPVGRTVAFVVGVLFVMLVTCTGLNDYGMVMFSVHMVQHMVISMLAPIMLLLGAPVTLALRALPVAGKGHKGPRELLLMFLHSWYMKIVTHPAFTIPMFIASLYALYFTPMFDFLMGSTLGHIVMMTHFLLVGLFFFWPIMGVDPGPHRPGYLMRMLELFAGMPFHAFFGIALMMASTPMVKTYENPPASLGIDALADQNAAGGIAWAFSEIPSVLVLLALLFQWHGSEQRQARRTDRAADRDGNKELEAYNAYLASLDARGR; via the coding sequence ATGGATCACAGCGGGCACGGCACGGGTCTTCTGCCCTTCACCCTGGGGCGGGGACTCGCGTGGTCGGCCGACCCGTTCTTCCTCGTCGCCTGCCTGGTGGGGCTGGCCCTGTACGGCTGGGGCGTCGTGCGGCTGGTGCGGCGGGGGGACAAGTGGCCCGTCGGGCGGACGGTCGCGTTCGTCGTGGGTGTGCTGTTCGTGATGCTGGTGACGTGTACCGGGCTGAACGACTACGGCATGGTCATGTTCAGCGTGCACATGGTCCAGCACATGGTGATCAGCATGCTGGCGCCGATCATGCTGCTGCTCGGGGCACCGGTCACACTGGCGTTGCGGGCGCTGCCGGTGGCGGGGAAGGGCCACAAGGGGCCGCGTGAGCTGCTGCTGATGTTCCTGCACAGCTGGTACATGAAGATCGTCACGCACCCGGCGTTCACGATCCCGATGTTCATCGCGAGCCTGTACGCGCTGTACTTCACGCCGATGTTCGACTTCCTGATGGGGTCGACGCTCGGGCACATCGTGATGATGACCCACTTCCTCCTGGTGGGCCTGTTCTTCTTCTGGCCGATCATGGGCGTGGACCCGGGCCCGCACCGGCCGGGTTATCTGATGCGGATGCTGGAGCTGTTCGCCGGCATGCCGTTCCACGCGTTCTTCGGCATCGCGTTGATGATGGCGTCCACACCGATGGTGAAGACGTACGAGAATCCGCCCGCCTCCCTCGGCATCGACGCGCTCGCCGACCAGAACGCGGCCGGCGGCATCGCCTGGGCGTTCAGCGAGATCCCCTCGGTGCTCGTGCTGCTCGCGCTTCTCTTCCAGTGGCACGGCTCCGAGCAGCGGCAGGCCCGGCGCACGGACCGCGCGGCCGACCGGGACGGCAACAAGGAACTCGAGGCGTACAACGCCTATCTCGCCTCACTCGACGCACGTGGTCGCTGA
- a CDS encoding DUF6777 domain-containing protein: protein MGAVVLSGCGDSAPSLLAVKAVAAGVASLAPFFDEGEQLGRDRPDLTSLEPHSGLQQGNTPGLYGGTQKPKVCDVRKLEEFLTAPENKKKAQEWARIAGVDVDGIGHYLDELTPVLLRHDTLVKNHDYKKDKAVPFDALLEAGIAVLVDDQGLPAVKCSCGNPLRAFDENPERIEVEFTGGNKEWKGYDTSAVVVVKPAPERLKEIKLVDVEDPDRGISRDIGTTGESDTTFDTRARQAVPRVRGMTFGEASAAMADKGLAVTVAGDGMPPGDAPVTGSSPGPGVELEFGAAVTLSVDWPGRTSEGGTDDSEPGSGSESGSESGSESGSESGSESGSGSGSTGTGQGPKEPSETGGSETGGSETGGSDPGGSDPGGSDPGGSDPGGSDPGGSPTGSGSTPTDRNTTSSGGGSSPTDGGSSPAESTAPPPTGGTSPPSPSKSSEKPSQDPAPKPAPSVPSTTPGPSRASRAPTTPEPEPTPPEDSGPPTDRPTTSAPEPTGGPPSDVPGGTGDPGDPGDPRDPDHRGAPVKDPARPVWI from the coding sequence GTGGGCGCGGTGGTCCTCAGCGGTTGCGGTGACTCGGCCCCGTCGCTGCTGGCGGTGAAGGCGGTGGCCGCGGGGGTGGCATCCCTCGCACCCTTCTTCGACGAGGGCGAACAGCTGGGCCGGGACCGGCCCGACCTCACGTCCCTGGAGCCGCACAGCGGTCTGCAGCAGGGCAACACCCCAGGCCTGTACGGGGGCACGCAGAAGCCGAAGGTCTGCGACGTGCGCAAGCTGGAGGAATTCCTCACCGCTCCCGAGAACAAGAAAAAGGCTCAGGAATGGGCGCGGATCGCCGGTGTCGATGTCGACGGCATCGGACATTATCTCGATGAACTCACACCCGTTCTCCTGCGCCACGACACCCTCGTGAAGAACCACGACTACAAGAAGGACAAAGCCGTCCCCTTCGACGCACTGCTGGAAGCCGGCATCGCGGTACTTGTCGACGATCAGGGTTTACCCGCCGTGAAGTGCAGCTGCGGAAATCCGCTACGGGCGTTCGACGAGAACCCCGAGCGCATCGAGGTGGAGTTCACCGGCGGCAACAAGGAGTGGAAGGGCTACGACACGTCCGCTGTGGTCGTCGTCAAGCCCGCTCCCGAGCGGCTGAAGGAGATCAAGCTGGTCGATGTCGAGGACCCGGACCGGGGCATCAGCCGGGACATCGGCACCACGGGCGAGTCCGACACTACGTTCGACACGCGGGCGCGGCAGGCCGTGCCGCGAGTGCGGGGGATGACCTTCGGCGAGGCGAGCGCGGCCATGGCGGACAAGGGGCTGGCGGTGACCGTCGCCGGGGACGGAATGCCGCCGGGGGACGCGCCGGTGACCGGTTCGAGCCCCGGGCCGGGCGTCGAGCTGGAGTTCGGCGCCGCGGTGACCCTGAGTGTGGACTGGCCGGGCCGGACCTCCGAGGGGGGCACCGACGACTCGGAGCCCGGGTCAGGGTCGGAATCCGGGTCGGAATCCGGGTCGGAATCCGGGTCGGAATCCGGGTCGGAATCCGGGTCAGGCTCGGGTTCCACGGGGACGGGTCAGGGGCCGAAGGAGCCCTCGGAGACGGGCGGGTCGGAGACGGGCGGGTCGGAGACGGGCGGGTCAGATCCGGGCGGGTCAGATCCGGGCGGGTCGGATCCGGGCGGGTCGGATCCGGGCGGGTCGGATCCGGGCGGGTCGCCGACGGGGAGCGGCTCGACGCCGACGGACCGGAACACGACATCGTCGGGCGGGGGTTCCTCGCCGACGGACGGCGGATCGTCGCCCGCTGAGTCGACCGCTCCCCCGCCGACGGGCGGCACGTCGCCGCCGTCGCCGTCGAAGTCCTCCGAGAAGCCCTCGCAGGACCCCGCGCCCAAACCCGCCCCGTCCGTTCCCTCGACGACGCCCGGTCCGTCCAGGGCGAGCAGGGCGCCGACGACTCCCGAGCCCGAGCCCACCCCGCCGGAGGACAGTGGCCCGCCCACCGACAGGCCGACGACGAGTGCTCCAGAACCGACCGGTGGTCCGCCGTCCGACGTCCCGGGAGGTACAGGAGATCCGGGGGATCCGGGGGATCCGCGCGATCCGGACCACCGGGGCGCCCCCGTCAAGGACCCGGCCCGGCCCGTATGGATCTGA
- a CDS encoding serine/threonine-protein kinase: MQSGAPQSGVGRVIADRYHLLNRLGSGGMGHVWLAHDRQLDCEVALKEIVFRSPGEAERERTARVARARAEARHAAGLRAHPNVVTVHDVLEHDELPWIVMEYVPGALDLKALVAVRGSLAPAECARIGLAVLDALTAGHERGIMHRDVKPANILLAPDRTGSPYARVLLTDYGISVQPDTQETRHTRTHVLVGTAGYLAPERAQDGPPTAASDLFSLGCTLYHAVEGYGPFDRDSEIAALTAVVLDEPRPMLRAGALEPVLGAMLAKDPVRRITAAETEAALSAIVTPQAHPRTEPDLGSQPQWANEPTHTAEPESPVVPAGPHGTPWYAPSGGHGGQRDVWSPAQHPSHGGQGFGTPPQSGGSGAGTGGRPRRHRGRALLAGMATTLGLALVVGGTWYALENMKGLPGGLGGSGDTRSAELPYGKTVGLVKPLRDGDCVDVTWTGAPFTDAARLRIVPECTGHSMDGQVMASYEASSAEDARTGGAARCEQLTVEDRAKLVDVRTHAVIPTDGGFDAAGHRVVCLLLGERRPVYGPIGEYRTVGETVLADVATLQKQDCLDPISDNRIRLVSCQERHRQKVLGFYEMSPGTTYESAQDLALAGCRNNLPPKQYGHEPGITGSGFWISEDGWKKGAHYVVCTVISGSGGTMEGEEA, encoded by the coding sequence ATGCAGTCAGGAGCACCGCAGTCGGGAGTCGGCCGGGTCATCGCCGACCGCTACCACCTGCTGAACCGGCTGGGCAGCGGCGGCATGGGCCATGTCTGGCTGGCGCACGACCGTCAGCTGGACTGCGAGGTGGCGCTCAAGGAGATCGTGTTCCGCAGCCCGGGCGAGGCCGAGCGGGAGCGCACGGCCAGGGTGGCCCGCGCCCGCGCCGAGGCCCGGCACGCCGCCGGGCTACGCGCCCACCCGAACGTGGTCACCGTGCACGACGTGCTGGAGCACGACGAACTGCCGTGGATCGTCATGGAGTACGTGCCGGGCGCCCTCGACCTGAAGGCCCTCGTCGCCGTGCGCGGCTCCCTCGCCCCCGCCGAGTGCGCCCGGATCGGGCTCGCCGTGCTGGACGCGCTGACCGCCGGGCACGAGCGCGGCATCATGCACCGGGACGTCAAGCCGGCCAACATCCTGCTCGCCCCGGACCGCACCGGATCGCCGTATGCGCGCGTCCTCCTCACCGACTACGGCATCTCCGTCCAGCCCGACACCCAGGAGACCCGGCACACACGGACACACGTCCTGGTCGGGACCGCCGGGTACCTCGCGCCCGAGCGGGCCCAGGACGGGCCGCCGACCGCCGCGTCCGACCTGTTCTCGCTGGGCTGCACGCTCTACCACGCCGTCGAGGGGTACGGGCCGTTCGACCGCGACTCGGAGATCGCGGCGCTGACCGCGGTCGTCCTGGACGAGCCGCGTCCGATGCTGCGAGCGGGTGCGCTGGAGCCGGTGCTGGGCGCCATGCTCGCCAAGGACCCGGTGCGCCGGATCACCGCCGCCGAGACCGAGGCGGCGCTCTCCGCGATCGTCACACCCCAGGCCCACCCCCGCACCGAGCCCGACCTGGGTTCACAACCGCAGTGGGCGAACGAGCCCACGCACACGGCGGAGCCGGAGAGCCCCGTCGTCCCCGCGGGCCCGCACGGGACACCGTGGTACGCGCCGTCGGGCGGGCACGGCGGGCAGCGGGACGTCTGGTCCCCGGCCCAGCACCCCTCACACGGCGGCCAGGGCTTCGGCACTCCCCCGCAGAGCGGTGGTTCCGGCGCCGGAACCGGCGGGCGGCCCCGTCGGCACCGCGGCCGGGCCCTCCTCGCGGGCATGGCCACCACCCTCGGTCTGGCCCTGGTGGTCGGTGGGACCTGGTACGCCCTGGAGAACATGAAGGGCCTGCCGGGTGGGCTGGGCGGCAGCGGTGACACCCGGAGCGCGGAGCTGCCGTACGGGAAGACCGTGGGGCTGGTGAAGCCGTTGCGGGACGGCGACTGCGTGGACGTCACCTGGACCGGCGCTCCGTTCACGGACGCGGCCAGGCTGCGGATCGTGCCCGAGTGCACGGGGCACTCGATGGACGGCCAGGTGATGGCCTCCTACGAGGCGTCGTCGGCCGAGGACGCCAGGACGGGCGGGGCCGCCCGGTGCGAGCAGCTCACGGTGGAGGACCGCGCGAAGCTCGTGGACGTCCGAACCCACGCCGTCATCCCGACCGACGGCGGCTTCGACGCCGCCGGGCATCGGGTCGTCTGTCTGCTGCTGGGCGAGCGCAGGCCGGTGTACGGACCGATCGGCGAGTACCGGACGGTGGGTGAGACGGTGCTCGCCGACGTGGCAACCCTGCAGAAGCAGGACTGTCTCGACCCGATCTCCGACAACAGGATCCGGCTGGTCTCCTGCCAGGAACGCCACCGGCAGAAGGTGCTCGGCTTCTACGAGATGAGCCCCGGGACCACGTACGAGAGCGCACAGGACCTGGCGCTCGCCGGATGCCGGAACAACCTGCCGCCGAAGCAGTACGGCCATGAGCCCGGTATCACCGGTTCCGGTTTCTGGATCAGCGAGGACGGCTGGAAAAAGGGCGCGCATTACGTCGTCTGCACTGTCATTTCCGGTAGTGGGGGCACCATGGAGGGAGAAGAAGCCTGA
- a CDS encoding sensor histidine kinase, whose translation MTGFLAGFCVAVLPLLAGGFWLGRRTARPRNSLGGLGTPVEHATFQTLHTATLAAPPLRAGLTEETARRSAKRLRTLLGTDALCLTDHESVLAWEGVAEHHRAEIMGRLAGPLETGRGEAFRLTCDILDCPVRWAVVAPLTVDDRVHGALVACAPRESAVLVRAAGEVARWVSVQLELADLDQSRTRLIEAEIKALRAQISPHFIFNSLAVIASFVRTDPERARELLLEFADFTRYSFRRHGDFTTLADELHAIDHYLALVRARFGDRLSVTLQIAPEVLPVTLPFLCLQPLVENAVKHGLEGRTDKSHISITAQDAGAEALVVIEDDGVGMEPEVLRRILAGESSPSGGIGLSNVDERLRQVYGDDHGLVIETAVGAGMKITARLPKYQPGVHPDGGIPRA comes from the coding sequence GTGACCGGGTTCCTGGCGGGGTTCTGCGTGGCCGTGCTCCCGCTGCTCGCGGGCGGGTTCTGGCTGGGCCGGCGTACGGCCCGGCCGCGCAACAGCCTCGGCGGACTCGGCACACCCGTCGAGCACGCCACCTTCCAGACCCTGCACACAGCCACCCTCGCCGCGCCCCCGCTGCGCGCCGGCCTCACCGAGGAGACGGCCCGAAGATCCGCCAAGCGGCTGCGCACCCTGCTCGGCACGGACGCGCTGTGCCTCACCGACCACGAGTCGGTCCTCGCCTGGGAGGGTGTGGCGGAGCACCACCGCGCCGAGATCATGGGACGGCTGGCGGGCCCCCTGGAGACCGGCCGCGGCGAGGCCTTCCGGCTGACCTGCGACATCCTCGACTGCCCGGTGCGCTGGGCGGTCGTCGCCCCCCTCACCGTCGACGACCGCGTCCACGGGGCGCTCGTCGCCTGCGCACCCCGCGAGTCCGCCGTCCTGGTCCGAGCGGCCGGCGAGGTCGCCCGCTGGGTCTCCGTCCAACTGGAACTGGCCGACCTCGACCAGTCCCGCACCCGGCTGATAGAGGCCGAGATCAAGGCCCTGCGCGCCCAGATCTCCCCGCACTTCATCTTCAACTCGCTGGCGGTGATCGCCTCGTTCGTCCGCACCGACCCCGAGCGCGCCCGTGAACTCCTCCTGGAGTTCGCCGACTTCACCCGCTACTCGTTCCGCAGACACGGCGACTTCACCACCCTCGCCGACGAACTCCACGCCATCGACCACTACCTGGCGCTGGTCCGGGCCCGCTTCGGCGACCGGCTCTCGGTCACACTCCAGATAGCCCCCGAGGTCCTGCCGGTCACCCTGCCCTTCCTCTGCCTCCAGCCCCTTGTCGAGAACGCGGTGAAGCACGGCCTCGAAGGCAGGACCGACAAGAGCCACATCAGCATCACCGCGCAGGACGCGGGCGCCGAGGCGCTCGTCGTCATCGAGGACGACGGCGTCGGCATGGAACCCGAGGTGCTCCGCCGCATCCTGGCGGGCGAGAGCAGCCCCTCGGGCGGCATCGGCCTCAGCAACGTCGACGAGCGGCTGCGCCAGGTGTACGGCGACGACCACGGCCTCGTCATCGAGACCGCGGTCGGCGCGGGCATGAAGATCACCGCCCGGCTGCCCAAATACCAGCCGGGCGTACACCCGGACGGGGGAATCCCCCGGGCCTGA